Proteins from one Bacteroidales bacterium genomic window:
- the atpF gene encoding F0F1 ATP synthase subunit B has protein sequence MILLANSLTTPAIGTLVWSALIFGLFFLILTKFAWKPILAAVKARDEMIRSSLESAEKAREEMLKLKSDNEAILRKAREEREVILKEAREVRDKLISEAKGKASEEAEKLVEKARAGIESEKRKALSEIHEQVASISVEIASRLLGEKLKQTGEQEKLIDNYLKEIDFNKN, from the coding sequence ATGATATTATTAGCAAACAGTCTGACCACTCCTGCAATCGGGACGCTTGTCTGGTCTGCACTGATTTTCGGGCTCTTCTTTCTGATTCTTACAAAATTTGCCTGGAAACCTATTCTTGCTGCTGTTAAGGCCAGGGATGAAATGATCAGAAGCTCACTCGAGTCAGCTGAAAAAGCAAGAGAAGAAATGCTCAAGCTGAAAAGCGACAATGAAGCTATCCTTCGTAAAGCTAGAGAAGAACGCGAAGTTATTCTGAAGGAAGCAAGGGAAGTGCGCGATAAACTAATCTCTGAAGCTAAAGGAAAGGCATCTGAAGAGGCTGAAAAACTTGTTGAAAAAGCAAGAGCAGGAATCGAAAGCGAAAAGCGCAAAGCACTCTCTGAAATTCACGAACAGGTTGCCAGTATCTCCGTGGAGATCGCATCGCGCCTGCTTGGCGAAAAACTGAAGCAAACAGGTGAACAGGAAAAGCTGATTGATAATTACCTGAAAGAGATTGATTTCAATAAGAACTAG
- the atpE gene encoding ATP synthase F0 subunit C yields MTGTLAAVGAGLAVIGAGLGIGRIGGSAMDAIARQPEAYSKIQLAMIISAALIEGAALFAIVVALM; encoded by the coding sequence ATGACAGGTACATTAGCAGCAGTTGGAGCAGGTCTGGCGGTAATCGGAGCCGGCCTCGGTATTGGTAGAATCGGCGGATCGGCCATGGATGCAATCGCACGCCAGCCGGAAGCTTATTCAAAGATACAGCTTGCAATGATCATTTCAGCGGCCCTTATTGAGGGAGCTGCTTTGTTCGCAATTGTAGTTGCTCTTATGTAG
- the atpB gene encoding F0F1 ATP synthase subunit A produces the protein MKTNKLIGFFLFLLFAVTTGPAFGQHGEEKEEGKEKFKASTYILEHIADSHEWHLWTKKDGSSVAIYLPVIVYSKEKGVNVFSSKHLAHGHEYKGFKIEEEGDLKGKIVNISEAGVIDEENLPLDLSMTKTVIGMLSAALIGLFLFLSLARSYKKTGISHPKGIQSFLEPVVLFVRDDVAIPNLGHKYEKYMPYLLTVFFFILINNLMGLIPFPPPFGANVTGNIAITFLLATCTFLVTQFSGNKAYWKHVFATPGVPFWLLPVMIPVEIIGLFSKPFALMIRLFANITAGHIIVLSLICLIFIFDSLALAPVSIFFVIFMDCLELLVAFLQAYIFTLLSALFISMAVQEHH, from the coding sequence TTGAAAACAAATAAATTGATCGGCTTTTTCCTGTTTCTTCTCTTTGCCGTTACCACTGGACCTGCCTTTGGGCAACATGGTGAGGAAAAAGAGGAAGGTAAAGAAAAATTCAAAGCCAGCACGTATATACTTGAACACATTGCTGATTCGCACGAGTGGCATCTCTGGACAAAGAAAGATGGCAGCAGTGTAGCCATTTATCTGCCGGTAATCGTCTACAGTAAAGAAAAAGGGGTGAATGTTTTTTCCTCAAAGCATCTTGCACATGGACACGAATACAAGGGATTCAAAATTGAAGAAGAAGGCGATCTTAAAGGAAAAATTGTCAACATAAGCGAGGCAGGCGTTATTGACGAAGAAAATCTTCCGCTTGACCTTTCTATGACAAAAACAGTTATTGGAATGTTATCGGCCGCATTAATAGGACTCTTCCTGTTTCTTTCTCTTGCACGCTCCTACAAAAAAACAGGCATTAGCCACCCTAAAGGGATTCAGAGTTTTCTTGAGCCTGTTGTTTTATTTGTCCGCGACGATGTGGCAATTCCCAATCTCGGTCATAAATATGAAAAATACATGCCTTACCTTCTTACGGTATTCTTTTTCATACTTATAAATAACCTGATGGGACTTATTCCATTTCCGCCGCCATTTGGAGCAAACGTTACAGGGAACATAGCAATTACCTTTCTTCTCGCTACCTGCACATTCCTTGTGACACAGTTCAGCGGAAATAAAGCATACTGGAAACATGTCTTTGCCACACCAGGTGTTCCATTCTGGCTTCTGCCGGTAATGATACCAGTTGAAATTATCGGTCTGTTCTCAAAACCCTTTGCTCTGATGATTCGTCTCTTTGCAAATATCACGGCAGGACATATTATTGTGCTTAGTCTTATTTGTCTGATTTTTATCTTCGACTCACTTGCATTAGCTCCTGTTTCAATATTCTTTGTGATTTTTATGGATTGCCTCGAACTTCTGGTGGCATTCCTTCAGGCATATATTTTTACTTTACTTTCTGCTCTGTTCATCAGTATGGCAGTTCAGGAACATCATTAG
- a CDS encoding AtpZ/AtpI family protein: protein MEETQPQKKKNLISQENKGLNNFAKYSGIAFQMIGIILITTWGGTKLDKLTGFETPVFTIVLSLLGVFAAIYTAIKGFIK from the coding sequence ATGGAGGAAACTCAACCACAAAAGAAAAAGAACCTGATAAGTCAGGAAAATAAGGGACTCAACAACTTTGCAAAATACTCAGGCATTGCATTCCAGATGATTGGAATCATACTTATAACTACCTGGGGTGGAACAAAACTTGATAAACTGACAGGATTTGAAACACCTGTTTTCACAATTGTACTCTCGCTCCTGGGAGTTTTTGCAGCAATCTATACAGCCATAAAAGGCTTTATTAAGTGA
- a CDS encoding polymer-forming cytoskeletal protein, with product MAKYNEVDNTTINLISNGTDITGDIISNGDIRIDGTLKGSLNTKGKVVIGPTGKISGEVICKNSEVSGIVEGRITVGQLLNLKASSKILGDIATSKLSIEPGAKFSGNCKMSDNDNNGGNSTTKEKEPDKSGK from the coding sequence ATGGCAAAATACAACGAGGTAGATAACACTACTATTAATCTTATCAGTAACGGAACAGATATAACAGGCGATATTATTTCCAATGGCGATATACGGATCGATGGAACACTAAAGGGGAGTCTGAATACCAAGGGGAAAGTTGTTATTGGACCAACAGGAAAAATTAGCGGTGAGGTTATATGTAAAAACTCGGAAGTTTCAGGAATCGTTGAAGGCAGAATTACAGTGGGGCAATTGCTTAATTTAAAAGCTTCTTCAAAAATTCTAGGAGATATTGCTACTTCAAAACTTTCAATCGAGCCTGGTGCCAAGTTCTCAGGAAACTGCAAAATGAGTGACAACGACAATAATGGAGGAAACTCAACCACAAAAGAAAAAGAACCTGATAAGTCAGGAAAATAA
- a CDS encoding ketoacyl-ACP synthase III: MEKLRAAITGINAWVPEYKLTNQELSKMVDTSDEWIMQRVGIKERRILKGEGLGSSDLGEQAVKGLLLKTNTAPEEVDLLICCSVTPDMAFPATANIISDKCGIKNAFSFDLNAACSGFLFALQTGAVYVESGRYKKVVVVGADKMSSITDYTDRTTCPLFGDAAGAVLLEPTTEEYGIMDHIFKTDGSGRKYLHMKAGGSVKPASYETIDAKEHFIYQEGQSVFKFAVSNMADVAAEIMEKNNLKSEDISWLVPHQANLRIIDATGRRMGLAPEKVMINIQNYGNTTTATIPLCMWEYEDKLKKGDILILAAFGGGFTWGSIYLKWAYDPK, encoded by the coding sequence ATGGAAAAGTTACGGGCAGCTATTACAGGAATTAACGCCTGGGTGCCGGAATACAAGCTGACAAATCAGGAACTTTCAAAGATGGTCGATACTTCCGACGAATGGATAATGCAGAGGGTCGGAATAAAAGAAAGAAGGATACTAAAAGGAGAGGGACTGGGAAGTTCAGATCTTGGAGAGCAGGCTGTTAAAGGCTTATTACTGAAAACAAATACTGCTCCTGAAGAAGTTGACCTGCTTATCTGCTGTTCAGTAACTCCCGACATGGCTTTTCCCGCAACTGCGAATATCATCTCTGATAAATGCGGTATAAAAAATGCATTCAGTTTCGACTTAAATGCTGCATGCTCCGGATTTCTTTTCGCATTACAGACAGGCGCTGTTTATGTTGAATCCGGGAGATACAAGAAAGTTGTCGTTGTCGGTGCTGATAAGATGTCCTCAATAACTGATTATACCGACCGTACAACATGTCCTCTTTTCGGCGATGCAGCCGGTGCCGTGTTACTTGAGCCGACAACAGAAGAATATGGGATAATGGACCATATTTTCAAAACTGACGGTTCAGGCCGCAAATATCTTCACATGAAAGCCGGTGGATCTGTAAAGCCTGCTTCATACGAGACTATTGATGCGAAAGAACATTTTATATATCAGGAAGGACAGAGCGTTTTCAAATTTGCAGTTTCCAATATGGCAGACGTTGCTGCCGAGATCATGGAAAAAAATAACCTTAAGTCAGAAGATATATCTTGGCTGGTTCCCCATCAGGCCAATCTTCGTATTATTGACGCTACCGGGAGAAGAATGGGACTTGCCCCGGAAAAGGTTATGATTAATATTCAGAATTATGGTAATACAACCACTGCAACAATTCCTTTATGCATGTGGGAATATGAGGATAAGCTTAAAAAAGGAGATATTCTGATCCTGGCAGCATTTGGTGGCGGCTTTACATGGGGTTCGATATATCTTAAGTGGGCATATGATCCTAAATAA
- the plsX gene encoding phosphate acyltransferase PlsX — translation MRIGLDVMGGDYAPDAIIEGAVDSLQHLKADENLILIGDEVAIRSKLNEMKVEPSLFEIVHTTQVIEMGDHPAKAFSQKKNSSIAVGYGMLKNGSLDGFCSAGNTGAMLVGASYTVNVIPGVLRPALATVLPCIDNRDSVILDVGLNPDCKPDVLLQYGVLGSIYAKYVLGAENPTVALINIGEEETKGTPAVKAAYELMKEHPGINFVGNIEGNDLFREKMTDVIVCDGFVGNVILKQGESFHHIYKNRNLKDEFFDRLDWENIGGTPIVGINANVVIGHGISKRRAIMNMVRQTRAVVHANLAQMIKEAI, via the coding sequence ATGAGAATTGGCCTTGATGTCATGGGTGGCGATTATGCACCTGATGCAATCATTGAGGGCGCAGTAGATTCCCTTCAGCATTTAAAAGCAGATGAGAACCTTATTCTTATTGGGGATGAGGTAGCCATTCGCAGTAAGTTAAATGAGATGAAGGTAGAGCCTTCGCTTTTTGAGATTGTTCATACAACACAGGTAATTGAGATGGGCGATCATCCAGCCAAAGCCTTTTCTCAGAAAAAAAATTCAAGTATCGCAGTCGGTTACGGGATGCTGAAAAACGGCAGTCTGGATGGATTTTGCAGTGCCGGGAATACAGGTGCAATGCTGGTTGGCGCAAGCTACACAGTAAATGTTATCCCCGGTGTATTACGTCCGGCCCTGGCAACAGTACTTCCATGTATCGATAACCGCGATTCTGTAATACTTGATGTGGGTTTAAATCCTGATTGCAAACCTGATGTACTTCTCCAGTATGGTGTTCTCGGAAGTATTTATGCCAAATATGTTCTTGGTGCAGAAAATCCTACCGTAGCTTTAATCAATATTGGTGAGGAAGAGACCAAAGGAACTCCTGCGGTAAAGGCTGCATATGAACTGATGAAAGAGCATCCCGGAATAAATTTTGTTGGAAATATTGAAGGAAATGACCTTTTCAGGGAAAAGATGACAGATGTAATTGTCTGTGATGGCTTTGTCGGAAATGTTATTCTGAAACAGGGAGAATCATTTCATCATATCTATAAAAACAGAAATCTTAAAGACGAATTTTTTGATCGCCTCGATTGGGAAAATATCGGAGGTACTCCTATTGTCGGTATCAATGCCAATGTTGTTATCGGTCACGGAATATCGAAAAGAAGGGCTATTATGAATATGGTCCGGCAGACCAGGGCAGTTGTGCACGCTAACCTGGCTCAAATGATTAAAGAAGCAATATAA
- the rpmF gene encoding 50S ribosomal protein L32: MPNPKHKHSKTRRDKRRTHYKATAPQVGSCSNCGSSVLYHRVCPECGFYRGKLAIEKKATA, from the coding sequence ATGCCAAATCCTAAACACAAACATTCGAAAACCAGAAGAGATAAGCGCAGAACACATTATAAAGCAACAGCTCCTCAGGTAGGTAGCTGCTCAAACTGCGGTTCTTCAGTTCTGTATCACAGGGTATGCCCTGAGTGCGGATTTTACAGAGGCAAACTTGCTATTGAGAAGAAAGCTACAGCTTAA
- a CDS encoding DUF177 domain-containing protein, producing MSRRYTIPLSGLKEGRHTIDFEIDNKFFEHIEESEVKEGSLVANVVMDKRSSHLDLAIRISGNVRICCDRCLEMFFHPVVCENRLLVKFGKAIEDTDPDILSLPVGENELDLQQHIYEFILLALPIKRVHPNDPDGDSTCDPEMLKKLDEFIIEEDQEEDPRWNELKKLMNNN from the coding sequence ATGTCCCGAAGATATACTATACCGCTAAGCGGATTAAAGGAAGGACGGCACACTATTGATTTTGAGATTGATAATAAGTTTTTTGAACATATTGAAGAGTCGGAAGTTAAGGAAGGTAGCCTTGTTGCAAATGTTGTAATGGATAAAAGATCCTCGCATCTGGATCTTGCAATAAGGATTTCCGGCAACGTTAGAATCTGCTGTGACAGGTGTCTTGAGATGTTTTTTCACCCGGTAGTCTGTGAAAACAGACTTCTGGTTAAATTTGGAAAGGCCATAGAAGATACTGATCCTGACATTCTATCTTTGCCGGTTGGGGAAAATGAACTTGATCTGCAGCAGCATATTTATGAATTTATTCTTCTTGCGCTGCCGATCAAAAGGGTTCACCCAAACGATCCTGATGGCGATAGCACATGTGATCCGGAGATGTTGAAGAAGCTTGATGAGTTTATAATAGAGGAGGATCAGGAAGAAGATCCGCGATGGAATGAGTTGAAGAAATTAATGAATAACAATTAA